GAAGAAGGCGCAGGCGAGCATTCAGGGCGACACCGTGCGGGTGGTGAGCAAGGACCGGGATGTTCTGCAGGAGGTGATGGCGCTGTTGAAGGGCAAAGATATCGGCGTCGAGCTGCAGTTCACCAACTTCCGCTCCAACTGACTTGGAATCTAACCTGGGATGTGAATCCGCTGGGCGGCGAGGACTGGTTCGCCGCTGCGTCTCGCCAGTGGAGTTGCCACTATCAAAATTCTGAGTTACTTTTTCGAGCCGGACCTGAAGCCAAATCCACATCCTGATACTCTGACTAGTAAGTGAGCACGCTCTCCATCGCGACCGCAGCCGAGGTGTTCGACCTCCTCCGTGACGATCTAGCCGCCATTGAGCAGGAGTTCTCCCGTCAATCCACCTCCGACGTCGAGGTTGTCACCGACATTGCGCGGTACCTTATCGCGGGTGGTGGCAAGCGTATTCGGCCGCTGCTGCTGCTGCTCTCGGCTAAGGCTCTGGGCTGCACCAGCGAGAGCCGCATACGGCTGGGCGCGGTCGTCGAGATGCTTCACACCGCGACCCTAGTTCACGACGACATCATCGACGAGGCCGACACACGCCGTGGGCGACCCTCTTCGAACACCACCTGGGGCAATGCGAAATGCGTTCTCGCGGGCGACTGGCTCTATATGCAGTCCTTCTCGGCGGCGCTCGAGGAGCGGAACTTTCGTGTTCTTGAGCTGCTGATCTCGCTGACCCAGCAGATGGTCGAGGGCGAGCTGCTTCAGATCGAAAAGCTCGGTCACCTGATCAACGAAGAGGAGTACTTCGACCTCATCTTCCGTAAGACGGCTTGCCTCTTCAAGGTGTCGATGCAGCTTGGCGCAGCGATTACGCCGGCTCACGGCTTCGGCGATCCGGAGGAGCTTGAGGCTCAGCTGGGGGAGTACGGCCGCAACCTGGGCCTCGCCTTCCAGATCGTCGACGACGTCCTCGATCTGACCGCCGCGGAAGATGTCCTCGGCAAGCCCGTCGCCTCGGACCTGCGCGAAGGCAAAGCCACACTCGCCGTCATTCACGCGCTCGAGCGCGGCACCGGGGCCGACCGCGAGGCTATCCGAACAGTGCTCGCCGACCGCAGCTTCGCCCGCGTCTCCCACCCGCAGATCCTTGAGATTCTGCAGCGCCACGGCTCACTCGACTACGCCATGGACACCGCCTGCGCCTATGCCGAAGCCGCCCGCCTCACCATCGCCGACCTGCCCGACTCAGAAGCCAAGCGCGCCTTGCTGTGGGTTCCTGGCTTCGTCACCAGCCGCGACCGCTAAGCATCGGCTCGCCTGACTCATCCATCGTTTGATTGACGTAGCCCCCTGAACCCTTATCGGACACCACCTTGCCCGGGTTTCCTAACACAACTGCATTCGGCGGAACGTCGAAGTTGACGTACGCTCCAGGCGCGATGAGCGCCTCGCGTCCAATGGTCACATTGCCGACGATGATCGCGTTCGTCCCTACCCAGACACGGTCTTCCAACGTAGGCGCTCCTGTGCGCGGCCCCCGGCTGGCTGCGCCGATCGTGACGCCCGGCGCGATATTGATATTGTCTCCCAGGACCGCGTCAGGACTAATCACAACGCCACCAAAGTGGCCCAGATAGAATCCACTGCCAATGCTTGTCGTCGGAGAGATGTCAAAGCCGTATTTGAAGCGGTAACGATTCAGCAGAATCCGGTTCCAGGCATAGGCAAATATCGCAAGGGACCGCCTTCTCTTACGGTAAAAGGCTACCTTGCGAAGGTAATAGGTGTAGCGAAAGCCCGGATCATGAAGATAGGCAGCGAGGAAGGAGCGCCTGTCTGCTTTGCCACGATAGCGGTAGAGATCTGCGCGCAAAGTCTGCAGCAACGCGGGGTCCAATTCGTTTGCCTCCATTCCCAGCTTATATGGCTAAGATCGTTCGAAGAGAACCCTGCGACTATCTCCTGCGCTAATGTACGGCAAGCCGCGATTCAAGCATAGAGGTTTTCCGAATGTCGAGCAAGACCCCACTCCGAAGCCAAGCGCGCCCTGCTGTGGGTCCCCGGCTTCGTCACCAGCCGCGACCAGTAGAGTCGCTATCAAAACAAACGCAATTCGATTGACACGCAGAAGACTGGACGTCAGAATCGCGCCATGCTTCCTTTGCTCATCCTGATGATGCTCTTTGCATTCCTCGCAATGGGGGCGTTTGTATTTGTCCTGTGCGCGACAGCACCCCCGCTGCGCAAGTACAGCCTAAGCGCTGCTCTATGGTGTGCAACGTTGGGGCCGTGTTCGGTGGTATGGACAGTTGGAGCCGGTCTCGCGCTTGTGGCAAGTGGGATACTGATGCAGGCAACGCAAACGCGAAGCATCCACTTGCCGGAGTTGCCGAAGGGGATCGGAACAGGGTATATCGTGTTCGGATTGATCGGGTCTCTTTTCACAGCCACAGTTGTTGCCTGGGTTCATCAAAAGGCCATACGCCAAATGACTTTTGCGCTCTTTCGCATCTATGCAGGAGGTGTTGCAGGCGGAATCGGCACTGTTTGGGGCTGGTGCCTGGGATTCTGGCTCCTTCTCAACACTCAAGTTCACTACCGATTCGCACTATGGGGCTTGGCGATGGCGGCGTTATGTGCAGGTTTTGGCTACTCAGGGTTTCACTGGGCAAGATGGCTGAGAAGCAAATCACCAACGACACCCGGATTAGTCTCTCAGGCAGAATTCGAAGGATTAGGCTGACAATGCCTGCCCTCCAACCTTCTCCTCAGACTTTTAGTTCTCAACCGCAGGGCTACCTCGGCTTCATTTAGAAACACAATTTACCGTGTTTATTTTTGGTCCGGCAACAATCGTCACAGTTGGCAAATTAACTGGCTTTCGTCTTACTCGCGGGCTGTTGTTTCCCCTCCGCGATCTTCCATTCGAGCATCTTCTTCTCCGCGGCGATACCCTCTCTTCCGCGTTCCACGAGCCGATCTGCCAGCTTGTCGATATCTCGTTTCATATGGAAATCCTACTCCTCGTCTTCACACTGCTTTAGCATCTTTCTCTTCATCCAGATCTATGACCCGCATTGCATTTCTGCCCTGCTCGACGAGCACCTGGATTCTGCCCTCTGCGGCCTCCAGCTCCTTCTTGCAGGCGTTCGAGAGCTTCAGGCCCTCCTCGAACAGATGCACCGAGTCGTCGAGCGAGAGGTCTCCTCGCTCCAGCTTTTCGACTACACTCTCCAACGCTGTTAACTGCTCTTCAAAGTTTGCCATTATGCAACCTCAACCGCGGCTAGACCGAGCACGTCGGCTGCGACGCCGTATCGTCCGAAGGGCGCACTGACCTGAACGCCCTGCACCATGGGCTTCGCCTCGGCGAGCATCTCCTGCGCGATCTTGACGCCCTCGAGCCTGCCTGCCTCGGGCGTTAACGCCTTCGCCATCCGCGCCATGATCTCATCCGGCATGCTGACGCGCAGATCGTTCTTCATAAACTCCGCGTTGCGCAGGCTGGTCAACGGCCAGATGCCTGCGATTACCGGGATGCGGAAGCTTTCGATTCTGCGCAGAAACTCTTCGAGTACGCGCAGGTCGAAGACCGGCTGGGTGATGGCGTACTCCGCACCGGCCTCTACCTTGAAAGCAAATCTGCGGACCTCCTGATCCATATCCTGCACGCCGGGGTTCGCTGCTACCGCGATGGAGAAGCCGGTGGACTCGCCAATCGAGTTGTTGCCGATGTCGAGTCCGTAGTTCAGGTTCTTCACTACATTCACCAGGCCGATTGCATCGACATCGAAGACCGCGGTCGCATTAGGATAGTTGCCCAGCTTCGGCGGATCGCCGGTGAGGCAGAGAATATTCTTCAGCCCGATCGAGGACGCGCCCAGCAGATCACTCTGAATGCTCAGCACATTGCGGTCGCGGCAGGTGTAGTGCAGAATCGTCTCGATGCCGACGTGCTGCTGGATCTGTACGCACAGGCTCTGCGCGCTCATCCTTGCGCTGGCCCGGGGCGAGTCGGGCACGTTGATCGCATCGACGCCCAGCCGGTGCATCTGCATCGCTCCGTCCAGCTCCTTGCTGCAGTCAATGCCCTTTGGGGGCACGATCTCGACCATCGTGACAAAGTCGCCCGCCGCTACCATCGAGCCGATCTTCGACCGTTCGGCCAGCGGTGGCGGCGCAACTTTGCTCTCCTTGATGGTGGTGGCGTTGCCGGTTGCGTCGCGCTGCATCACCTCGACGCCGCTCTCCATCGCGTCGAGCGCACGCAGCGAACTCTTCATGGCCCGGGTGTAGCTTGGCGTGGTTCCGCAGCATCCGCCAACGATGCTCGCGCCCGCCTTCACCAGCTTGCGGGTGAAGCTGGCCATGTATTCAGGCGAGGTGAGATAGATCGTGCGCCCCTCGAAGGCCCGTGGAATTCCCGCATTCGGCATTGCTGCCAGCGGCAGCGTGGTAAGGGGCCGGATGCGCTCAATTACACTCAATACGGTCGCCGGCCCTGCGCTGCAGTTGCATCCCACCGCATCGGCGCCCCACTCGGTCAGTTTGATGGCGGCGGTCTCGGCCGAGGCCCCATCCAGGCAGTTGCCGTCTTCATCGACAGTCATCATCACCACGACGCGAACGCCGGGAGCGACGCGACGCGCTGCCAGGATCGCCTGCTCCGCCTCGGTCAGCGAGGTCATCGTCTCCACAATCAGCAGGTCTACGCCCACGCCAGGCCCGCCTTCGACCATCGCACGGATCTGCTCGGCAAAGGCATCCTGCGCCTCCTCGAGGCCAACCTTGCCCAGCGGCTCCAGCCTTACGCCCAGCGGGCCAATGGAGCCCGCCACAAACGCCTCGCAGGCCTGCTTCTCCCGGATCTGGTTGACGCACTCCCGCGCCAGCTTGACGCCAGCTACGTTGATCGCGCGCACTTGATCCTGCAGCCCGTGCTGTCCCAGGCGAAACCGGTTGCCGCCAAAGGTGTTGGTCTCGACGACCTCGGCCCCCGCCTGGAGGTATTCGTTGTGGATCTCGCGCACGAGGTCCGGCTGCGAGAGGTTCAGCTCGTCGTAACAGCGGTTGATGAAGACGCCGCGCGCGTAGAGCATCGTGCCCATGGCTCCGTCGCACAGTACTGTTGCGCCGTCAAACAACCGGCCGGCCGCAGCATAGCCTGCAACAGACGCCAACTCCGCACTCCGTACCTCATCCGCCATAGCCGTCTCCAATGTGTTCCTACCATCTTAAGCCACGCGGCGGACCCGCTCCAAACCAATAAAATGCAAGCCTTTGCGGATTGCTCCCAAACCATGGTCTGGCGCGTCTTTTGTTATACTCGGCAGATAGCCGCGGCCGCCAGATTATGCCTCAGCGCTCAGGTTGGAGTTAGTTACCGTTGACGAATCGAAGTCTCTTTACCCAGTCTCTCCGTGCCCAGATCTTCTGCGGCCTGCTGATCGCCGCCTTCACGCTGGGACTCACAGCCTGCGGCCCGTACTACTACAAATTCCCCCAGTATCCCTTCGCCAACCGCCCGATTCCACCCAGTAAGCTTGCCCAACGCGTGATGATTGGCGTGACGGCCAACGGCGGCACCAGCGGCAGCTTACAGATCGTCGATGCGAAGCGCGATCTGCGCAACAACGTAGAGAACACGAAGCCCTCGTTCTCCATCAGCGGATACTCGTCCGGCTATCCCAATCTCATTCTCAACTTCCCCTCTGAGATCGCCGGTTACGTCTACTCGAATACGCTGGGCGACGTTCAGATCATCAACTACGGCACCGAGTCCGCCAGCAGTAATGCGGGCAGCTTCCCCGGCTCCACGAGCATCGCTGTTCCTCCGACCTTCGGCCACGTGTATGCCGCCCAGGAGAACGCTGGCTTGCTTGGGATCATCGACAAGATCACCGGAGGGACTTACGAGCTCAACCTGCCGAATGTCTACCGGGTGGTCGTCAACCAGGGCGACACGGTCATCCTGGCGATGGTCCGCAACTCCAACTCGGTGTACCGCGTCATCAAGCTGAACGCCAATCAGTACCTCACCTCGACCGCTGCCATTGCCGCAATCGGTGCGGTGGACTGCCAGCCCTTCAACCTTCCCATCTACTGCGTTATCCCGGTAAATGTCGGAGGCAACACGACCGCCTTCGACCGGCCTGCCGGAGCCTACTTCTCCCTTGACGGCAACACGGTCTACGTTCTCAACTGCGGCGCTGAGTGCGGTGGAACCACTTCCAGCATCACCTACCTCCTGCCGGGCGCGCTTCAGGTCAACAGCTACACCAACAGCACTGTGCCGGCACAGCAGAACCCCAACGCCTTCTCCTCCAATCTCCCGGTCCCAGGCGGGGTCACGACGGCAGTCTCTGATGGGAATAATCTTTACGTCGCCGGTCAGCAGCGGCAGCCGGACGGGCTCTTTGCCGGCAATCTGTCCATCATCAGCCTCGCGACCAACGCCGTCACCAGCACGGTCTCCATCTCCGACGGCTCTCACAACAAGATCCTCTTCGCTGACGACAACACTCTGTGGATCGGCTCCCAGCTCTGTGCCACTGGAGAGCGCGCAGCCCGTGCAGCCCAGCAGATCGCAGCCGGCCAGGCCACCGACCAGAGCGCGAACTACAACTGTCTCACGCGCGTGGTTCTGCCGTCGGGTTCCACCGCGGCCAGCGCCTCCATCGTTCCTGCAGTCACGCAGAGTGCAACGTCGCCCGTCGTCGTCCCTTACCCGAACACGAACCAGAACCAGTATTACTATGGCGACTTGACTGGCCTCTGCTGGGTTCAGGGCTTCCACAAGGTTTACACCGCCTACGGGGGGCAGGTGCATGCCTTCAATACAACAGACGGCTCCGAGATCAACAACGCCAACATTACCGTTCAGGGCACCGCGCTCGATGTTGCCTACCTGGACGCCGTGACCGACGCAGCCAACTAATGCAGGCTCAGACACAGGGTTCAGGTCAAAGGAAGACTCTGTCCTGCGCCTGAGCTCTGAGTTTTGTTTCTGAGCCCTATGTCCTCGCCCGCACAACTCGACATCCTGGCCATTGCAGCCCATCGCGACGACGTCGAACAGACCTGCGGCGGCACTCTGATGGCCATGCACGCCCGCGGCTGGACGACGGGGATCCTCGATCTCACCCAGGGCGAGTCCGGCACCCGCGGCACCGCCGCCGATCGCGAGTCTGAGGCCAACGCTGCCGCGCGCATCCTCAACGTCGCTCATCGTGAGGCGCTCGACCTTCCCGATGGCAACGTCGAGAACACCCTGGTCAATCGTCTCAAGCTGGCAGCCGTCCTGCGCCGCCTGCGCCCCCGCGTTGTAATCCTTCCCTACTGGCAGGGCCGCCATCCCGACCACTACACCACAGCCACGCTAGGCTACGAGGCCTGCTTCGTCAGCGGCCTCGCTAAGGTCGTAACGCCCGGCGAACTCCACCCGCCACATCGGCCGTACAAGATCCTCTATGCAAGCCTCTATGCCGACGTGCGTCCCACATTCGTCGTCGACATCACACCGTTTGCCGAGCAGCGCCTACAGTCTCTGCTGGCCTACCACTCGCAGTACGGCGCGCAGCCTGAAGGCAGTGGCCTCTTCGTCCCCGAAGAGGAGATCCGCGAGCGAACTTTCGCCACAGCGCGCCACTACGGTTTGCTGGCCGGAGTCCGCTACGCCGAGCCCTTTATTCAGAAAGAAGTATGTCTTGTTGATGACATCATGATTCTTCCAGTCCAATCAATCTAACCGCGAATGTTATTATCTCCGCAATCCGTTTCAGGGCACATTTCGTCATCACAACGAAGGTGCAGCTAGGAACGGGCACTCAGGAGAGGTCCATCGTGGAAAAAAAGCTTAATGATTTAGTAGATAAGGCTCTATCCCGCCGGAAGTTTTTGGCGGGAGCAGGGACGGCCGCTGCCGGCGCAATGATGATCGGTTGCAACAACAGCACACCAGCACCAACCACTACACCAACCCCGACACCAACCCCGCTCGACATCCCCGACAATGACATTCTGAACTTCGCCCTCAACCTGGAGTATCTTGAGGCCGAGTTCTACCTCTATGCCGCGACTGGCTCCGGTCTCTCCACCGCCGATGCACTCAGTGGGGCGGGCACCACGATCGTTCCCCCCGGCATCAAGGCAGTGCCATGGACTAGTCCGATCTTCGCCCAGTACGCGGCCGAGATCGCCCAGGATGAGCTAAATCACGTTCGCTTCCTCCAGGCAGCCATCACCGGAAACAAGGGGACCCCAGTTTCCCGCCCTGCCCTCGACCTCACCTTCTTCGGTCCGCTGGCTGTCGCAGCCAAGATCACCGCGACTCCCACCTTCAATCCCTTCGACGGCAATAACGACTTCCTTATCGGAGCCTTTGTCTTTGAAGACGTCGGCGTTACGGCCTACAGTGGCGCTGCTCCTCTGCTGGCCAACAACAATATCCTGAACGCTGCTGCCGGCATCCAGGCAGTCGAAGCCTACCACGCCGCCGAGATTCGCACTCTGATCACTGCCGTAGATGGCGCAGCCGGAAATCAGACCTACACCACCATTGCCAACCAGGTATCCGCTCTCCGCGCCACACTCGGCGGAGGTAATGAGACTGCCCTCAGCGTCAGCAGCATCGTCGCTGCCGATCCCACCAACGCCATCGCCTTCCACCGCACAACCGATCAGGTTCTGCACATTGTGTACGGCGCGGCGGGCGGAGCAGGCCTCTCCAAGGGCGGCTTCTTCCCCAATGGACTCAACGGCTCGATCTCAGTAACAGCTTCCTAAGGACGGAGACATCATGGCAACTTTAGAGACACAGCAGCTCGATGAAATTATCGTCAGCACCCGGCGAAAGATGCTCACCAAGGGAGGCGCCGCGCTGGCCGCTCTTGCCTTCGGAGCAGCCGCAACCCCTAAAAAAGCAGAGGCCCAGTCGGCTGCCATCGGCGACTCGGACATCCTCAACTTCGCTCTCAACCTGGAGTATCTCGAGGCGCAGTTCTACAACCTCGCGGTCTACGGAGTAACCATCGACAAACTGTCGACGCCGATTCCCATCAGCGTCAACGGCACCACCGGCGGCACGGTCGCGCTAAGCCCGACCTTCGCCAAGGTTCCATTCTCACTATCCTACGTACAGGCCTATGCCACGGAGACCGCAACGGAAGAAGGTAAGCACGTCCTCTTCCTCCAGAGCGCGCTCAGCACCAAGGCCGTCTCGATGCCCAACATCGATCTGTTCACTTCTTTCAACACCCTTGCCGCGGCAGCGATGATCGGTCCAAGCTTCGACCCCTTCGCAAGCGACGCCAACTTCCTGATCGGCGCTTATATCTTCGAGGATGTGGGAGTCTCCGCCTATCATGGAGCGGCTCCTCTGATTAGCGACAAGGTCAACATCCTCCCGGCAGCGGTTGGTATTCACGCGGTCGAGGCCTATCACGCCGGTCTCATCCGCACTACCATCAACGGTCTCGATGGCGGCGGTGGAACCGGTCCGCTCAGCACGCTGACGCAGATGATCTCGGCAGCTCGTTCTTCGCTGGCGAATCCGGATCCCACCAAACCGATCACCACTCCGTTTGTCACCTTCACAGGCTCAGCGGCAGACGACATCGGAGTCTCCACAACCCAGGTCGCGCTCAACACCTCCACGGCGAACATCACTGCCTCAACCATCGTTGATTGCGATCAGAACTCCCTGGGCTGGGCTCGCTCCACCTCCCAGATCCTCGCAATCGTCACCGGCACCAAACCGACCGACACGGTCCATCAGGGAGTCTTCTTCCCCAATGGCCTTAACGGTCTCATCGCATAGCTCGTACTCTGAAACCAACAAAAGAGCCGCGGCCCTCCAAGCTGCGGCTCTTTTTGTCCTGTTCAAAGACCTTCTTCAAGATCAGTTCAAACAATCACTCGCACTCGCAGCCGTTCTCTCACAAACTCCACCACCTCATCCGTCACATAGACCGGCGGCAGTATCGGCAGCACCGGCGTTCCCTCTACCAGCTTCAGCGAAACACCCTTCCACTCGGGCCTTCCGAGTACGCCTTCCGGCACCAGCACCGCATCGGCGCGATCCAGAAAGTACTTCGCAGAATCTTTGAAGTCCGCCGTCTCCGGATCGAGCACGCTTAGATAAAGATCGGGCCGCAGAAACCGCAGGATGCTGTTCGACTCGATCACCACATTCTCCGCGCGCTCCATCTCCTTACGAATGCGCGGCATCGCCTCGGACAGATCGCCTGCCCGAGTCCTCACCCAGAATGACCGCACCGCACCCGCCGCCAGATAGCGTCCCGAATCTGTCGTGGCATCTCCCCCCGGGCGCTCCTCACTGACTGCAACTGTGTGTTCGGCGGTCTCGCAGTCACAGGGCTCACCATTGGCTGAACACATTCCATGCCCGAACTGCGTGATCTTGAAGGCAGTCCAATGCATCTCGGGCATCGCTTCGATCAGCCCTGCTACCACGCTGGTCTTTCCAATGTTTCTTGTATGTCCGCCAACCACTACAGTCGCCATTATTCACCGCGCTTCTGCTGATTTTAGTCCTTCCGGACGGGCGCCCTGCGCGGGCAGCGGGCGTTCGCACGCCTTTTTAGAGCTTTGCGTGGTCCTCCCGTTGGTCGGAATCAATCTTCCTTCGCGACCAACGGGAGCGCCAACCGAAGGGGTATATACGCCACGAAGTGGCCGCGCTCCGCGCAGGAGGCCCGTCCGGCAGGACAGCTTCAACGCCGCTTCAACCGCGCAAGATCCCGCAGATACTCCTTCAAAGGTCGCGCCGGGCGCCCCCAGAACACCTCGCCCGGCCCACGCATCTTCTTCCCACTCAGCACCCCCGCTCCGCCGCCAAGAATCACGCCGGCCCCTACCGTGGCATGCTCCCCAATCCCCACCTGCCCACCCAGAATCGCGCCATCCTCCACTACACTCGAGCCCGAGATCCCCGTCTGCGCCGCGATAATGACGTTCTTCCCAATCACGCAGTTATGTCCGATATGCACGAGGTTGTCGATCTTCGTCCCGCGCCCGATCCTCGTCTCCCCAAGCGCACCACGATCGATCGTCGTATTCGCGCCAATCTCGACATCGTCCTCCACCACCAGCCGCCCCTGCTGCGGAAAGATCAGATACTCTCCCGTCTCCGCGCTCCGCACATAACCAAAGCCGGTAGATCCAAGCACAGCACCCGCCTGTACCACCACGCGATCCCCCAACACGGTCCCCGCATAGATCGTCACGCGCGCACCAATCTCGCATTCACTTCCAATCACCGCACCATCGCCCAGCACAGCACCCGGCCCAACCGCCGTTCCTACGCCAATCGCCACGCCCTGCCCCACCACAGCCGAAGCATGCACACCTGTCTGAACTCCGTTGACGCTCAACCTTCGCGCCACCTGCGCAAACGCATATTTCGCATCCGCCACCCACAACACCCTGGGATCCGGCGACCGATAGGGCGGCAGCTCCGCCGACTCCAACTTCCTGCTCGCCAGGATCACACCAGCCTTCGATTGCAGCGCCCGGCCCAACGCATCGGCTTCAACCGCAAACACAACCGAGCTCTCGTCAGCATCCTCGATGCTCGAGACCGCCGTAATCTCAACCTCCAGCAGCGGCGCGCTCACACCAACCCAGTCTGCGATCTTGCTCATCGTTGTCATCAGTAGATCCTCGCCATCAGTAGATCCCCTCTTCTCCCGGAGGCCGCGTCTTCCACCGCCGATGCATCCACAGCCATTGATCAGGATACTGCCGAATCATCGCCTCAATCGCTGCCGTGAAGGCCGCTGTATTTGTAACCGCATCAGTTTCAGAATCGCCTATATGCGCCACTTCAAGTTCTTTGCCAAAGCGCAGCACGTACTTCTGCTCGCTCTCCTCCCACAGCAGAAACCCCGGCACCACTGCGGCTCCCGTCTTCCCGGCGATGCGCGCCATCCCCGAGGCCGTACACGCCTGCACGCCAAAGAACGGCACAAACACACCCTGCGGCGGAGTCATATTCGTATCCATCAAAATCCCCACCGTCTCTCCCGCACGCATCGACGCAATCAACCCTCGCGCAAAGTCGTCTTTGTGAATGACGCGATTTCCATGCAGGCACCGAACTCGATTTACAAACTCATCGACAAGCGGGTTATCCAGCCGCCGAATCACCATCCCCATCGGCATGCCCATCAGCGAGTGATAAAAACTCGACAGCTCCCACGCCCCCAAGTGGCCCGTCAAAACCAGCACGCCCTTCCCGCGCTCACGAGCCGTCAGGTAGTTCTCCAATCCCTCGTAGCGAATAAACCAGCTGGCACTCTCCTGCGTGTATCCCGGCATCAGGCAGAACTCCGCCAGCAGCCAACCAAGACGCCGATACAACAAGCGTAGAGTCCTCTCCTGTTCAGGCTCCGGCATCTCGGGAAACGCAAGCTTCAGGTTCCGTACACCCACTCCGCGCAGTCGCCCCAACACGTGATAGGCAATGGCCGCAATCCCCGCGCCAACGGCCCTGGCCGGTCCTCGCGGAAGCAACCGCATTCCGTGAACCGCCAGCCACACCACGGCAAACTCCACCCGTTCACGGAAGCTCACCTGCGCGTCAATTCCCTCTTTTTGTGGAACTTTGCTCAAGCCTCTAGTCTACCGATTCCAACCCACGCCGCTCGAAAAACAGAAAGGGCGGCTGAATAAGCCGCCCCTCTGCAATCGAAGAACAATCAAACAACAGATGCATTACTGGTTCTTGGCAACCACGAAGTACTTGGCCACTGTGCGCACAAACGGACGAGCCTCAACCGGCGTGACCTGCTTGCCGCCGAGGATCTGATCGAATCCAATGTCCGTTCCGTACAGCGCACGAGTGTCGTCCTGATTCTGCGACAGCACCGTGCCATCCAGGTTGATTCCCGCAAAGAGCCCTTTGGCACGCGAGTAGCTCAGGAACTGCGCATTCAGCTTCCAGTCCGTTCCAGCCTGAGCGTTGCGGCCAACCGGGCCGGCAGCAGCAGCGG
The nucleotide sequence above comes from Tunturibacter empetritectus. Encoded proteins:
- a CDS encoding polyprenyl synthetase family protein; this translates as MSTLSIATAAEVFDLLRDDLAAIEQEFSRQSTSDVEVVTDIARYLIAGGGKRIRPLLLLLSAKALGCTSESRIRLGAVVEMLHTATLVHDDIIDEADTRRGRPSSNTTWGNAKCVLAGDWLYMQSFSAALEERNFRVLELLISLTQQMVEGELLQIEKLGHLINEEEYFDLIFRKTACLFKVSMQLGAAITPAHGFGDPEELEAQLGEYGRNLGLAFQIVDDVLDLTAAEDVLGKPVASDLREGKATLAVIHALERGTGADREAIRTVLADRSFARVSHPQILEILQRHGSLDYAMDTACAYAEAARLTIADLPDSEAKRALLWVPGFVTSRDR
- a CDS encoding bifunctional homocysteine S-methyltransferase/methylenetetrahydrofolate reductase, with product MADEVRSAELASVAGYAAAGRLFDGATVLCDGAMGTMLYARGVFINRCYDELNLSQPDLVREIHNEYLQAGAEVVETNTFGGNRFRLGQHGLQDQVRAINVAGVKLARECVNQIREKQACEAFVAGSIGPLGVRLEPLGKVGLEEAQDAFAEQIRAMVEGGPGVGVDLLIVETMTSLTEAEQAILAARRVAPGVRVVVMMTVDEDGNCLDGASAETAAIKLTEWGADAVGCNCSAGPATVLSVIERIRPLTTLPLAAMPNAGIPRAFEGRTIYLTSPEYMASFTRKLVKAGASIVGGCCGTTPSYTRAMKSSLRALDAMESGVEVMQRDATGNATTIKESKVAPPPLAERSKIGSMVAAGDFVTMVEIVPPKGIDCSKELDGAMQMHRLGVDAINVPDSPRASARMSAQSLCVQIQQHVGIETILHYTCRDRNVLSIQSDLLGASSIGLKNILCLTGDPPKLGNYPNATAVFDVDAIGLVNVVKNLNYGLDIGNNSIGESTGFSIAVAANPGVQDMDQEVRRFAFKVEAGAEYAITQPVFDLRVLEEFLRRIESFRIPVIAGIWPLTSLRNAEFMKNDLRVSMPDEIMARMAKALTPEAGRLEGVKIAQEMLAEAKPMVQGVQVSAPFGRYGVAADVLGLAAVEVA
- the xseB gene encoding exodeoxyribonuclease VII small subunit, whose translation is MANFEEQLTALESVVEKLERGDLSLDDSVHLFEEGLKLSNACKKELEAAEGRIQVLVEQGRNAMRVIDLDEEKDAKAV
- the lpxD gene encoding UDP-3-O-(3-hydroxymyristoyl)glucosamine N-acyltransferase translates to MSKIADWVGVSAPLLEVEITAVSSIEDADESSVVFAVEADALGRALQSKAGVILASRKLESAELPPYRSPDPRVLWVADAKYAFAQVARRLSVNGVQTGVHASAVVGQGVAIGVGTAVGPGAVLGDGAVIGSECEIGARVTIYAGTVLGDRVVVQAGAVLGSTGFGYVRSAETGEYLIFPQQGRLVVEDDVEIGANTTIDRGALGETRIGRGTKIDNLVHIGHNCVIGKNVIIAAQTGISGSSVVEDGAILGGQVGIGEHATVGAGVILGGGAGVLSGKKMRGPGEVFWGRPARPLKEYLRDLARLKRR
- the bshB1 gene encoding bacillithiol biosynthesis deacetylase BshB1; translation: MSSPAQLDILAIAAHRDDVEQTCGGTLMAMHARGWTTGILDLTQGESGTRGTAADRESEANAAARILNVAHREALDLPDGNVENTLVNRLKLAAVLRRLRPRVVILPYWQGRHPDHYTTATLGYEACFVSGLAKVVTPGELHPPHRPYKILYASLYADVRPTFVVDITPFAEQRLQSLLAYHSQYGAQPEGSGLFVPEEEIRERTFATARHYGLLAGVRYAEPFIQKEVCLVDDIMILPVQSI
- a CDS encoding serine O-acetyltransferase codes for the protein MEANELDPALLQTLRADLYRYRGKADRRSFLAAYLHDPGFRYTYYLRKVAFYRKRRRSLAIFAYAWNRILLNRYRFKYGFDISPTTSIGSGFYLGHFGGVVISPDAVLGDNINIAPGVTIGAASRGPRTGAPTLEDRVWVGTNAIIVGNVTIGREALIAPGAYVNFDVPPNAVVLGNPGKVVSDKGSGGYVNQTMDESGEPMLSGRGW
- a CDS encoding ferritin-like domain-containing protein codes for the protein MATLETQQLDEIIVSTRRKMLTKGGAALAALAFGAAATPKKAEAQSAAIGDSDILNFALNLEYLEAQFYNLAVYGVTIDKLSTPIPISVNGTTGGTVALSPTFAKVPFSLSYVQAYATETATEEGKHVLFLQSALSTKAVSMPNIDLFTSFNTLAAAAMIGPSFDPFASDANFLIGAYIFEDVGVSAYHGAAPLISDKVNILPAAVGIHAVEAYHAGLIRTTINGLDGGGGTGPLSTLTQMISAARSSLANPDPTKPITTPFVTFTGSAADDIGVSTTQVALNTSTANITASTIVDCDQNSLGWARSTSQILAIVTGTKPTDTVHQGVFFPNGLNGLIA
- a CDS encoding ferritin-like domain-containing protein — encoded protein: MEKKLNDLVDKALSRRKFLAGAGTAAAGAMMIGCNNSTPAPTTTPTPTPTPLDIPDNDILNFALNLEYLEAEFYLYAATGSGLSTADALSGAGTTIVPPGIKAVPWTSPIFAQYAAEIAQDELNHVRFLQAAITGNKGTPVSRPALDLTFFGPLAVAAKITATPTFNPFDGNNDFLIGAFVFEDVGVTAYSGAAPLLANNNILNAAAGIQAVEAYHAAEIRTLITAVDGAAGNQTYTTIANQVSALRATLGGGNETALSVSSIVAADPTNAIAFHRTTDQVLHIVYGAAGGAGLSKGGFFPNGLNGSISVTAS